AGCTTAAATCTTCTTCCGGGCCGGACAGAGCGGGAAAGCACTTCACATGGTACAGCTGTCAGGGGATTCAAATACTACACTGTCACTGGTTTCAACATGatactgtgcatgtgtgtttttaaATCTATTGAGTTTTGAAGGATGGTCAGGCATTAAACCACCTGCTGATATCACTTAAGTAATCCATACATTTTTTGTCAAAATTACGTCTATTTAGAGctcataaataaaatataaataaatataaaactgCCACCTTTTTGTAGTAAACACAGCACAACATAAGTACTTCagtatgtttgtttattttgcaCCAACATGTTGTCGCTCACTGGAAAGAATGAATGAACTGAATGATGGAGTCCATATTACTTCAGCGAGCTGCAGGCGTTTCAGGGACTCAGTACTCCTCTCCTTCGTCCTCCTCCCCCACGCTGTCGGTGCCCACCTCCTCGTAGTCCTTCTCCAGGGCGGCCATGTCCTCCCTGGCCTCGGAGAACTCCCCCTCCTCCATCCCCTCGCCCACGTACCAGTGCACGAAGGCCCTCTTGGCGTACATCAGGTCGAACTTGTGGTCCAGGCGCGCCCAGGCCTCGGCGATGGCGGTGGTGTTGCTCAGCATGCACACCGCCCTCTGCACCTTGGCCAGGTCTCCTCCGGGGACCACGGTGGGCGGCTGGTAGTTGATGCCCACCTTGAAGCCAGTGGGACACCAGTCCACGAACTGGATGGTGCGCTTGGTTTTGATGGTGGCGATGGCAGAGTTCACATCTTTGGGAACGACGTCTCCGCGGTACAGGAGGCAGCAGGCCATGTACTTCCCGTGGCGAGGGTCGCACTTCACCATCTGGTTGGCGGGCTCGAAGCAGGCGTTGGTGATCTCTGAGACCGACAGCTGCTCGTGGTACGCCTTCTCTGCGGAGATAACCGGGGCGTAGGTGGCCAGAGGGAAGTGGATTCGAGGGTAGGGCACCAGGTTGGTCTGGAACTCCGTCAGATCCACGTTCAAGGCGCCGTCGAAGCGCAGGGAGGCGGTGATGGAGGAGACGATCTGTCCGATCAGCCTGTTGAGGTTGGTGTAGGTCGGCCGCTCGATGTCCAGGTTCCTGCGGCAGATGTCGTAGATGGCCTCGTTGTCCACCATGAAGGCGCAGTCGGAGTGCTCCAGGGTGGTGTGGGTGGTCAGGATGGAGTTGTAGGGCTCCACCACAGCCGTGGACACTTGCGGAGCCGGATAGATGGCAAACTCAAGCTTGGACTTCTTCCCGTAGTCGACGGAGAGACGCTCCATCAGCAGGGAGGTGAAGCCAGAGCCGGTCCCCCCTCCGAAGGAGTGGAAGATGAGGAAACCCTGGAGCCCTGTGCACTGGTCGGCCTGcaggaaaacaaaacaacagaaTTAGTTTATCATTAGATCTAAACTCGAGTCACAAAGCTTTGGCTTCAAAACTCACCAGTTTACGAGTCCTGTCCAGAACCAGGTCGATGATCTCCTTCCCGATGGTGTAGTGCCCGCGGGCGTAGTTGTTGGCGGCATCTTCCTTTCCAGTGATCAGCTGCTCCGGGTGGAAGAGCTGCCGGTAGGTTCCTGTGCGGACTTCATCTGTAAACGGAAAGAAATTCAACATAAAAATGGATGGGGTGgcataggggtgggcgatatgacgatatatatcgtcgtgacgatattaggtctccaagatatgctttttcagagatatcgtcctatcgtgataaaaaaaaaaaattgtgaaaTTTTCGGGAAA
The DNA window shown above is from Pseudochaenichthys georgianus unplaced genomic scaffold, fPseGeo1.2 scaffold_810_arrow_ctg1, whole genome shotgun sequence and carries:
- the LOC117444413 gene encoding tubulin alpha-1D chain, giving the protein MRECISVHIGQAGAQIGNACWELYCLEHGIQPDGQMPSDKTIGGGDDSFNTFFSETGAGKHVPRAVFVDLEPTVIDEVRTGTYRQLFHPEQLITGKEDAANNYARGHYTIGKEIIDLVLDRTRKLADQCTGLQGFLIFHSFGGGTGSGFTSLLMERLSVDYGKKSKLEFAIYPAPQVSTAVVEPYNSILTTHTTLEHSDCAFMVDNEAIYDICRRNLDIERPTYTNLNRLIGQIVSSITASLRFDGALNVDLTEFQTNLVPYPRIHFPLATYAPVISAEKAYHEQLSVSEITNACFEPANQMVKCDPRHGKYMACCLLYRGDVVPKDVNSAIATIKTKRTIQFVDWCPTGFKVGINYQPPTVVPGGDLAKVQRAVCMLSNTTAIAEAWARLDHKFDLMYAKRAFVHWYVGEGMEEGEFSEAREDMAALEKDYEEVGTDSVGEEDEGEEY